TCGATAAGTGCGATCATCTCATCTCTCTCGCCAAGACGGGCCGGCTCATCCCCAAGCCTGGGTTGAGCGTGAAGCAGAGCCTGGAGGCGATGCTGAACGCGGAGCTGTCGCAGGTGCGTGACGCGTGCGGATCGGCTGCCGTGCAAGCGCTGGATGCCAAGTCGAACGCACCCCTTATCATGGTGAACTCTGGTAGCAAAGGCAGCGCCCTCAACACCGCACAGATGATGGCGTGCGTGGGGCAGCAGACGGTCAGTGGTAAACGCATCATGAATGCTTTCCAGGACCGCGCCCTGCCGCACTTCCCGCGCTTCGCCGAAGACCCCGCGTCGCGCGGCTTCGTGGCCAGCTCCTTCTACTCTGGCCTATCGCCGACGGAGTTCTTCTTCCATGGCATGGCCGGCCGCGAGGGTATTGTCGATACAGCCGTCAAGACCGCAGAGACCGGCTACATCTACCGCCGCCTCAGCAAGGCCATGGAGAACCTGAGCATTGGCTACGACGCCTCGGTGCGTAGCGTGCAGGGAAGcattgtgcagctgcggtaCGGCGAGGATGGCATGGACCCGTGGCTGATGGAGGGAGCGCACGGCACGCCACTTAACCTCGATCAGGAGTGGCTTAGCTCCCGGGCCGCCTACGCCCGCTTTCGAAAGCAAATCGCCAGTGTCTTCAGTGAGAGGCAGGGCAGTGGAGGGCTCGCCGCATCAGCGGATCCGCTCCTCCAAACGTACCACAGGCTCTACGATGAATGGCACGCCGTGTCCATGCTCCCTGACGAGCTGGACACGTTTGTGCATCATCTGCTgcacgcggaggaggcgagtgtcgcctcctgcgcgcgcctgatggaggcggaggcggcgataCGCGGCGCGGTCCCGTCGTCTGCGACCGCCGGTCTGCAGTTGTTAaagcagctcgcgcagcagcacggcagcgaccgcctgcgcagcgacatTCAAGCGTTCTTGCGCAAGAAGCGCGAcgagctggtgcagctgcggcagaagCTGAAGCTACCCCTGGACGCCCATGCccctgcggctgctgcgcccgcagcggcgagcgCCAAGGCAGTTCGCAGCGGAGAAAAGCGCAAGTCAAGCCCACACGACGACGTGCTGCCATCCGTCACAGCCGATGCGTCGgccagcgcagctgcagtgcaGGCGTTTGCAGAGTCGCTGCAAGCCGAGCTGCTGCCACTCACCAAAGGGATGCTGCTTCACTTCCTGGAGGCTTCAGCGCGCAAGGTGCACCGCAAGCTGTGCGAGCCCGgcacgccgtgcggcgccatcgccgctcAGTCTGTCGGCGAGCCGAGCACACAGATGACGCTCCGCACGTTCCACTTCGCAGGTGTGGCCAGCATGAGCATCACGCAGGGTGTGCCGCGCCTCGTCGAAATCATCAATGCCAACAAGAGCATCGCCACTCCGGTCATTACGGCTCCCATTGTGTTGGAGGACGAATTCACGTCGATAGACCTCGCGTCGGCGACCCGTACGCAGCACCAAGCCGCGCGTGCGGTGAAGGGCCTGATGGAAcgggtgctgctgaaggagatCACACGCGAAATGGTGGAGGTCGTGACGCCGCGGACGTATTACATTCACATCTTCCTCAACATGGAGCTCATcgagcgcctcctgctgccTATCGATGCGACGGTGGTGTGCCAACGGCTCtacgcggcggccgcgcggccaatgtcgccgctgcgccatctcTCCGAGGCGTGTGTCGACGTCGTGAGCCGCGACTCCCTGGTCGTCAAGTCCTACGAGAAGGACCCGGCGCGGGTGCACTTTAAcgttcagcacctcctcaccCTCCTGCCTGATCTCGTGGTCGGTGGCGTCCCAGGCGTCAACCGAGTCATGATTGCCGACCGCTcggagaagctgctggcggagggAGCGGAGCTGTTGTCGGTCATGTCGCTGCCGTACGTGGATGGTGTGCGCACCACGTGCAACCACGTCGCCGTCATAGAGCGCGCGCTCGGGATCGAGGCTGCCCGCGAGACCATCGTGAAGGAAACTACGAGCATCTTGCAAGCCTATTCGCTCAACATCGACATCCGGCACATCTACCTCCTGGCCGACGTGATGACGAGTCGTGGCGTGGTCCTCGGCATCACTCGATACGGCATCCAAAAGATGAACAATAACGTCCTCACCATGGCGTCCTTCGAGCGCACCACGGAGCACTTGTACAATGCGGCGAtgacggagagggaggatgTCAACCTCAGCGTCTCCGAAAGCATCATCATTGGCAAGCCGATCCCCCTCGGCACCAGCAGCTTTAGCATCCTGCTCGACAAGGGCAGCATTGCGCCTCCCGGCTCCAACACGGGCCGAATGCCGTCGCCACAGCGCAGCGCtaacgcagcagcaacagcaaccgCAGCCTTGAAGTCGTCCGGCAAggctgcggcggccaagGACAGCAAGAAGGTAGAGCCGACGCCGAAGGAGGTGTTTCTGCGCAACTCTTTCAtggcgcacgccgccgcgcacgggGCGGCGACGCATCGAGGCCTGCGTGGCTGCTTTTCGAGTCGGTCGCTCTCCGCCGAGGGCGTCTTCCGGTTGGACCTCTTCGCGTTGTAACATCGCCAGAAAGCTTCGCTACTGacccatcgccgccgccgtgcctccAAGTCACtggcctctctcccccctcccacacacacacacacacacacacacactcatgTGCGCCAGGTGACGCTGTGACCGTGAGCGTTTGACACGCGTCACCGCCTGACGCCCCTGTCGTTGTCTAAATTTTGAATCGAGCCGAAAAGCGAACTGCGCTCCTCTACGACGGCACGTGTTTACGTCGACTCGCGCCCTGTCCCAACCCGGCGCCCAGCTTTCACATGCGTGGATGCTGCGTGATTGCACTCGTCGCGGTGTTGGCCAacgtctctccccctccccctacccaTCCCATCAACCAGCACCGGCGTGAGTGTAGGCGCGCTCACCGAGTGCATGTGCTTGCACTTGATGCCACCACGCACCCTCCCCTTGTCATTGTCCAGgtagtggcggcggcagcggtaaGAATAGTATGTGGGCGGCGGAGGACATCCGCCAGTGCGCACTCCTGTCCCGTCCCCCTCGCAGACGAGCCTCACAACGCCTTCCTCACCGCCCTTCGTCTTCCTGGGTACCGCAGgtctcccacccacccaccccctcctctctcccctgcctCCTCTCGGGCTGAGTGCGTCAGCCGCTCCTTTTTAAATCCAAGCTAATGAGTGCGCCTGGGACGGGTGTGGGTGCAGCGATGCCGCATTCGGTGCCATCGTCCTGGGGCGGCCCAGGCCCTTCGTCGCAGGAGGCCGCCAATGTACGACCCTCGCTTGCTGTTCcagagcagcagcccgcGGCGGCAGGAGTCACCGATGGCTttgcgccagcggcagcggcaaagACCTCGCACGCCCCTCCGTCACTCCCTACACCCTCCGTGCTTGCCCAGCCACAGCCGTCCTCTGCGACAGTCCGTCCCATAGACGCAGACCCCCCCTCGTCCGCTGCACCCGTGTCGGCCTTTTCAACGTCAGcgaagagcagcgccacgcagcgcAAGGTGGCAAAGCTACTGGGCACCACGACGAGCAGCGAAATCAAGGACCTGGCGAGCTACGTGGACAACATCTTGCCGGGCTACTTCTACTCCCTGGGCGACAGTGACAAGGATGAGTCCAGCAGTGCCGACGTCGCAACCGCCAACAGCCACAGATCTACACCGACCCCGTCGAATGCGGCATCCAGTCACAGCAGTCACAGCAAGACCATCACATCAACAGCACTTCGCAGCGCCCTCGACCATCGTACCATCGACGTACACAAGAGCTTCCTGCAAGAGTTCACGGCCGTCTACCAGAGCTACCAGCGCGTGGCCGCACAGGTCAACGAGCTGCAGTCCAAGTGCTCGAGCTTGGAAGACACGCTGAGCACCACCGCGGGCCACCCCAGcagagaggtggaggacTTCTTTTACCAGATTCAGGCCTACCaagcggagctgcagctggtgcaAAGCCACGACAAGGATGTGGACGAGTTCCGCAAGCAGCACGACTtcggcgccgctgagcagcaggtgctagaggagggggcagtCGACATGAACTTCCTCAACGTGCTGGAGCGGGCGCGGCAGGTGCACCAGCGCAGTAGCGAACTCATGCAATCCCAGGAATACCATCAAGGTGCCCTGGCAGTTATGGAGTCCACCTACGGGGCCATCAAGCGCGCTACAGAGAAGATCGCACGCCATCTTCTCtccaccgccggcagcggcgagggccgcagcgctggcgtcgccgcgtccgctgcagcaggcggtgccgGGTCGATTGCGGCGGATGTGCCGGAGGTCACGGGTTTCcagctgcggtgcgtgcgcctcctctaCGAGGAGAGTCCATCGCTGCACGAGAAGTTTCTCGATgaggtggcgcggctgcgtcgggcgtcggtgctgcggcgctacTTCCACCTCCTCACCACCGGCTCGGCGAACACGTCCACTGGCCTCTACCAGTCCGGAGGTCAGCCCTCCGCGtacgacggcggcgttggcagtCAGCACGGTAGCAGCGAGGCAGGGATGGGGGCCCGCCCCCTCGAGGCGGAGCTCAACAACCCCACCTATTTCTTCAGCTCTCTTTGCGCATGGCTGCACCAGACCATCGCCGAGGAGCAGGACTTCATGCACAACTTCTTTGTCAGCGATGAGCCGGAGGTGGGGCagggagggcggcgcagccacgcgaccacagcggcgccatcgtcgtcatctCTACAAGCGgggagcggcgctgcacgagCTGCGCACGACAAGGCACGGCAGCAGGCATTGCTCGACGGCGTGTTTGGAGGGGTGTGCAAGCACATCCGGGCTGCGCTCGACAACGTTCTGGAGCGCCTGGGGCGAACAGCGGCAGTGCTCGGTGCGGCTACCGGTGGTTCGGAGGGTGAAGGCAGAGCTGGCGGGTGCGGCAACATCGCCCTTGCGGAGAGTGCAGATGCCCTCGCTCCGCGCAGGGGCCCACGTGGCCTGACTGGCGGCTTGGCACGCTTGTTCATGGCCGCCACTGGCCGCTCGCCCATCGCAGCCTTCCGTGGCGCTGGGCAAGATGAGTCGAACGCGCTTCTTCAGCGATACGCCGGTGTcacgacgcgcgcgcagcaagAAGCCGTGGCCTCATCGATGCTACGCCCCCCGCTGCAGGGGATCCAGACCTGCGTGACGCTCGTGCAGCTGTTTGAGTACTACACTGCCACAACGTTTACGCCACTGTTGGGGGAAGCCTCGGCGCTCACCCGGCTGATTCGAAAAACCGCTCCTGAGAAAACGCGAGAGCTCttccagcgcctgctgcaTGTCTTAGCCGTGCACTTGCTGGACAGCACGGCAGGCATCATTGGCCGCACCGCGACACTGAGGAGGTTGGCGTCGTCTCACGCGCTAAAGCAGGCGGCTGACGGTGACGACGCACAAGGTGTATCGCCGCTTGTAGCagagcacagcagcgtcacTAAGACTGGCCCTTCGACGTTTGTGCTCGACTTCCTCGTCACCTTCACGTACGGCAACGACGCGAGCGGCCTCGGTGGCGCGCCGAACGCGTCGGAGAGTGCACTGCTGAACGACAGCGAGAGCGACATTTCCAtgtccttctcctccctctccgctgctgctgccgctacgACTCGATTCCGACAAGCAAACGATggccagctgctgcatcacAGCGCGCACGACCTCCGGCGCGTTCTATCGAAGCTCATCCTGCCCCCGTCCCCAGAGGTGGCGGTGTActgcgccgtcgtgcacTCGGTGCTTCAGGACACCGCGCGTCAAGTCGAGCTGCTGGGTGCGatcgccgagcagcagcgcgctgcggtggcgcagggcCACCACGCGAGTGGCCAGACCGCAGCCTCAGACCccagtgcggcggcgctcgctaCACACACGGAGGTAACGTTTTTTGTGCAGGAGATGCTACAGTCGCTGCTGAAGACCGCGCGCTCGGTCGAGGCGGACGGGCCGTTGCGGACGAACCTCGACGATCCGTGTCGTGCGATTGTGGAGTACAATGTGCTTTACCAACTGCGCGACGTGCTTGAACAGCACGCGGCAGTTCTTGGGGTGCTCTTCAAGGGTTCAGAAGCACAGGGCCAAGAGGCGGAGCGAGCTTTGGACTCTATTCGGATGGAGT
The window above is part of the Leishmania mexicana MHOM/GT/2001/U1103 complete genome, chromosome 33 genome. Proteins encoded here:
- a CDS encoding DNA-directed RNA polymerase III largest subunit ,putative codes for the protein MSQAATTAAQFVRPLLDKPVEVTSIKYSLLSEDMIHRLSVLPCHRVIGTEKSFGVNDGRLGPSDRLSVCNTCGQRSIECTGHAGHIDLEAPVFHLGYFSAVIRVCRTICKRCSNVLLTREEMEYYLHRLRSTTHEPQQRAAIIKGIQEDAYKTRVCLMCGGLNGTVRRVRPMRIVHEKYLVDLRRGEQANEDPTAFFQEELRSAAMQNSEVGAHKEFVHEFLHPQRVKELFEAIPLEQVPLLGLQPGTSPCSLLISTLLVPPVCVRPRGMSTTSHIREDDLTTQYNEILICSDMMSDGTNDAARSVETWELLQTRVARLLDAALPGFPSHLRTVECKSYAQRMKGKQGRFRGNLSGKRVDFSGRSVISPDPNLRIDELAVPLRVARVLTYPQRVFAGNIQLMRRLVRNGPHVHPGALTVYLSKECSRKSLRNARDREAIAARLSIGDVVERHVMNGDYILFNRQPSLHRISLMAHRARVLPFRTFRFNECCCAPYNADFDGDEMNIHVVQTEEARAEAKELMLTSHNIITAKNGEPIIACTQDFLTAAYLVTARDALFDRASFTQMVSHWLGSETQYALPIPAILKPAELWSGKQLFELILRPTSETQLLLNLEAKARFYSGAGRHDDPAEGYVAFLDSVFLSGRLDKKLLGGGAKDGLFARLYALGGGEQTATCMSRIAQFTARYLQNYGFSLGLGDVSPTSSLNEKKAAVLAVSFDKCDHLISLAKTGRLIPKPGLSVKQSLEAMLNAELSQVRDACGSAAVQALDAKSNAPLIMVNSGSKGSALNTAQMMACVGQQTVSGKRIMNAFQDRALPHFPRFAEDPASRGFVASSFYSGLSPTEFFFHGMAGREGIVDTAVKTAETGYIYRRLSKAMENLSIGYDASVRSVQGSIVQLRYGEDGMDPWLMEGAHGTPLNLDQEWLSSRAAYARFRKQIASVFSERQGSGGLAASADPLLQTYHRLYDEWHAVSMLPDELDTFVHHLLHAEEASVASCARLMEAEAAIRGAVPSSATAGLQLLKQLAQQHGSDRLRSDIQAFLRKKRDELVQLRQKLKLPLDAHAPAAAAPAAASAKAVRSGEKRKSSPHDDVLPSVTADASASAAAVQAFAESLQAELLPLTKGMLLHFLEASARKVHRKLCEPGTPCGAIAAQSVGEPSTQMTLRTFHFAGVASMSITQGVPRLVEIINANKSIATPVITAPIVLEDEFTSIDLASATRTQHQAARAVKGLMERVLLKEITREMVEVVTPRTYYIHIFLNMELIERLLLPIDATVVCQRLYAAAARPMSPLRHLSEACVDVVSRDSLVVKSYEKDPARVHFNVQHLLTLLPDLVVGGVPGVNRVMIADRSEKLLAEGAELLSVMSLPYVDGVRTTCNHVAVIERALGIEAARETIVKETTSILQAYSLNIDIRHIYLLADVMTSRGVVLGITRYGIQKMNNNVLTMASFERTTEHLYNAAMTEREDVNLSVSESIIIGKPIPLGTSSFSILLDKGSIAPPGSNTGRMPSPQRSANAAATATAALKSSGKAAAAKDSKKVEPTPKEVFLRNSFMAHAAAHGAATHRGLRGCFSSRSLSAEGVFRLDLFAL